One region of Dehalococcoidia bacterium genomic DNA includes:
- the mraZ gene encoding division/cell wall cluster transcriptional repressor MraZ: MLFLGTYPYSMDERGRVPIPPRFRDAFLSGVILTQGSPDKCVRIYPLSGFQEKADLYMAEPVTRRLGRLMRRSFFSGAFDAQLDRQGRVLIPTQLRRWAGLDGDVVVIGIGDGVEIWDQAAYEEARAAEEAELEALESE, from the coding sequence ATGCTGTTTCTCGGCACATACCCTTACTCAATGGACGAGCGGGGCCGGGTCCCGATCCCACCCCGTTTCCGCGATGCCTTCCTGAGCGGCGTGATCCTGACTCAGGGCTCGCCGGACAAGTGCGTGCGCATCTACCCCCTCTCGGGGTTTCAGGAGAAGGCAGACCTCTACATGGCGGAGCCGGTGACCCGGCGTCTCGGCCGGCTGATGCGGCGCAGCTTCTTCAGCGGCGCCTTCGACGCCCAGCTCGACCGGCAGGGCCGCGTGCTCATACCAACGCAGCTCCGCCGATGGGCGGGCCTCGACGGCGACGTCGTGGTCATTGGCATCGGCGACGGAGTCGAGATCTGGGACCAGGCCGCCTACGAGGAGGCGCGCGCGGCGGAGGAAGCGGAACTGGAGGCGCTCGAATCGGAATGA
- a CDS encoding 1-deoxy-D-xylulose-5-phosphate reductoisomerase — MVGPLKPSRVAVLGSTGSIGRQTLDVIRAHPDRFQVVGLAAGKNTEALARQVAEFRPAMVCCADGDALRAHLEALPGSIKPPERVSLSAMAAAPEADIVVSAIVGAEGLQPTLAALSAGKPVALANKEAMVMAGHLVSAAAAKGGGEVRPVDSEHSAIWQCLAGHDRAAVRRLIITASGGALRDLAPDELQAVTPARALEHPTWLMGRRITIDSATLFNKGLEVIEAHWLFGIPFERIDVLMHRESIVHSLVEMNDGSLMAQLSMPDMRLPIQYALTYPERLSLDLPRLDLARLGSLTFAEADMERYPCLGLALAAGRQGGTAPAALAAADEEAVEAFLDERLPFVDIPRLLADTLERHTPVAVPCLEEVLEADAAARRFARRWIASRK, encoded by the coding sequence ATGGTTGGTCCTCTGAAGCCGAGCCGGGTAGCCGTCCTCGGCTCGACCGGGTCGATAGGCCGCCAGACCCTCGACGTCATCCGCGCGCACCCCGACCGCTTCCAGGTAGTCGGCCTCGCCGCCGGCAAAAACACCGAAGCGCTCGCCCGGCAGGTGGCCGAGTTTCGGCCCGCCATGGTCTGCTGTGCCGATGGCGACGCCCTCCGCGCGCACCTCGAGGCGCTGCCCGGGAGCATCAAGCCTCCCGAACGTGTGTCATTGAGCGCCATGGCCGCGGCCCCGGAAGCGGACATCGTCGTCTCCGCGATCGTTGGCGCCGAAGGCCTCCAGCCCACACTCGCCGCCCTCTCGGCCGGCAAGCCGGTCGCCCTGGCGAACAAGGAAGCGATGGTCATGGCCGGGCATCTCGTGTCCGCTGCGGCCGCAAAGGGTGGCGGCGAGGTCCGCCCGGTCGACAGCGAGCACAGCGCCATCTGGCAATGCCTCGCCGGCCACGACCGCGCCGCCGTGCGCCGTCTCATCATCACCGCTTCCGGCGGCGCCCTGCGAGACCTGGCCCCGGACGAACTGCAAGCCGTCACGCCTGCACGGGCGCTCGAGCACCCAACCTGGCTGATGGGCCGTCGCATTACCATCGACTCGGCGACGCTGTTCAACAAGGGCCTCGAGGTGATCGAGGCCCACTGGCTTTTCGGCATCCCATTCGAGCGCATCGACGTCCTCATGCACCGCGAGAGCATCGTGCACTCGCTGGTCGAGATGAATGACGGTTCGCTCATGGCGCAGCTCTCCATGCCCGACATGCGCCTGCCGATCCAGTACGCGCTCACGTACCCGGAGCGCCTGTCCCTCGACCTGCCGCGGCTCGACCTCGCGCGCCTCGGCTCACTGACCTTCGCCGAAGCTGACATGGAGCGCTACCCCTGTCTGGGCCTGGCCCTGGCCGCGGGACGGCAAGGCGGGACCGCGCCTGCCGCGCTTGCGGCCGCCGATGAGGAGGCAGTGGAGGCCTTCCTGGACGAGCGCCTCCCCTTCGTCGATATCCCCAGGCTGCTTGCCGATACTCTAGAAAGGCATACTCCGGTCGCCGTCCCCTGCCTCGAAGAGGTCCTCGAGGCCGACGCGGCCGCGAGGCGCTTCGCGCGGCGGTGGATTGCCTCCCGCAAGTGA
- a CDS encoding MogA/MoaB family molybdenum cofactor biosynthesis protein has translation MAISAAVITVSDKGARGERVDTAGPAVAEILSRQGIEVRQTALVPDERDEIAELLETLADGGEDLIVTTGGTGLAPRDVTPEATLDVIDRQVPGMAELMREVGRRSTPTAALSRGVVGTRGKTLIVNLPGSEKGARESLEAIVGLIPHAVELLRGEGGEQHPRA, from the coding sequence GTGGCCATCAGCGCGGCGGTGATCACGGTCAGCGACAAGGGAGCGCGCGGCGAGCGTGTCGATACGGCCGGGCCCGCGGTCGCCGAGATATTGAGCCGGCAGGGCATCGAGGTCCGCCAGACCGCTCTTGTCCCGGACGAGCGCGACGAGATCGCGGAACTGCTCGAGACCCTGGCAGACGGCGGCGAGGACCTGATCGTGACCACCGGCGGCACCGGCCTGGCGCCGCGGGACGTGACACCGGAGGCCACGCTGGACGTCATCGACCGGCAGGTACCCGGCATGGCAGAGCTCATGCGGGAGGTGGGGCGGCGCAGCACGCCCACGGCGGCGCTGTCGCGGGGCGTCGTGGGGACCCGTGGGAAGACGCTCATCGTGAACCTGCCGGGAAGCGAGAAGGGGGCGCGCGAGAGCCTGGAGGCCATTGTCGGCCTGATCCCCCACGCGGTCGAACTCCTGCGCGGCGAGGGTGGCGAGCAGCATCCTCGAGCCTGA
- a CDS encoding glycosyltransferase family 39 protein produces MASLVSRLSRRNYVVLPGLVLLAFGLRLWFSEWAQPVPPPFSDAEYYDATARSLARGDGYRVLFTDQGFRPGGEATAFYPPGYSFFLAAGYAFFGEGIGLARGLNAAAGALTVVPVYWLGRRFGGTAAGLAAGVLVALSPSLIAWTPVLLSETWFTFLFALALAFLPWGPGGTEAGSPGRLLGAGVVVGLAALARGQALLLLPAWSLLLLWQGRGSRLAARSTALLTLGAAAVLAPWAARSSLALDSPVLLSTNFGYNLRVGHAPYASGRYETPHDLWSEQAPDFQALEVLFNDEGRQRALDYALSHPAREAELAARKVVALWRPDTDALTWVDSYGLTPLPDGARVPLKALIVAGYITLLALAAFGLARCAPDYRRFAFVFLALWALAHIVFFGEPRYHLPLLALLAPAAGRAVILLQRRASRLLQSGAP; encoded by the coding sequence GTGGCGTCCCTGGTTTCGCGGTTGTCGCGGCGTAACTACGTAGTGCTCCCGGGGCTGGTGCTGCTCGCCTTCGGGCTCCGCCTCTGGTTCTCGGAGTGGGCGCAGCCGGTGCCTCCGCCCTTCTCCGACGCCGAGTATTACGACGCCACTGCCCGCAGCCTGGCACGAGGCGACGGTTACAGAGTCCTCTTCACCGACCAGGGCTTCCGACCCGGCGGCGAGGCGACGGCGTTCTACCCGCCCGGCTACTCCTTCTTCCTCGCCGCGGGCTACGCCTTCTTCGGCGAGGGCATCGGGTTGGCGCGGGGCCTGAACGCCGCCGCGGGCGCGCTGACCGTCGTGCCGGTGTACTGGCTGGGCCGGCGCTTCGGGGGGACGGCGGCAGGGCTCGCCGCAGGCGTCCTGGTGGCGCTGTCGCCGAGCCTGATCGCCTGGACGCCGGTGCTGCTGTCGGAGACCTGGTTCACGTTCTTGTTCGCCCTGGCCCTCGCTTTCCTTCCATGGGGCCCCGGCGGGACGGAGGCCGGGAGCCCGGGGCGCCTGCTCGGAGCCGGGGTCGTGGTCGGGTTGGCGGCACTGGCGCGGGGGCAGGCGCTGCTGCTCTTGCCCGCCTGGTCCCTGCTGCTCCTCTGGCAGGGCCGCGGCTCGAGGCTCGCCGCCCGGAGCACCGCGCTGCTCACCCTCGGGGCCGCGGCGGTGCTCGCGCCCTGGGCGGCGAGGAGCAGCCTTGCCCTGGACTCGCCGGTGCTGCTCTCGACGAACTTCGGCTACAACCTGCGCGTCGGCCATGCGCCTTACGCGAGCGGCCGCTACGAGACGCCGCATGACCTCTGGTCAGAGCAGGCGCCCGACTTCCAGGCGCTCGAGGTCCTGTTCAACGACGAAGGCCGGCAGCGGGCGCTGGATTACGCGCTCTCGCATCCGGCGCGGGAGGCCGAGCTGGCGGCCCGCAAGGTCGTCGCCCTGTGGCGGCCGGATACGGACGCGCTTACCTGGGTCGATAGCTACGGCCTAACGCCGCTGCCTGACGGGGCCCGGGTTCCACTGAAAGCGCTCATCGTCGCGGGATACATAACGCTGCTCGCACTCGCGGCCTTCGGGCTCGCCCGGTGCGCACCGGACTATCGGCGCTTCGCCTTCGTGTTCCTCGCCCTGTGGGCTCTCGCGCACATCGTCTTCTTCGGCGAGCCCCGCTACCACCTTCCCCTGCTGGCGCTTCTGGCGCCAGCGGCTGGCCGCGCCGTCATCTTGCTGCAGCGCCGGGCCAGCCGCCTCCTCCAGTCCGGCGCCCCGTGA
- a CDS encoding GNAT family N-acetyltransferase gives MLEIRPARLEEMGEFVRTVSTALALDPSRPIEGLLPEWTLCAFEDGRLATTYGAWPLTMRFNGNAVPVAGVTCVSTNPIYRRRGYLRRIMETDFVRLKEAKQQPWALLYASQAAIYQRFGYGIVSTHYSYRVEPRYLQFATGFETRGSFREVSKDEEFGLLVDLYRRFREERTGYVHRGRAMWEANVLAPPPPGHTRTIVVYEEGGEARGYLVYSSGEGRYEGPGPGQEVRIADLVWLDIGCYRAIWQYLSRMELAREVIWPAVPADDPLPHLLLEPRMLRASWRDGLLARVIDVPAALMSRPYPEKAVLRFEVADAMAPWNEGVWEMVTGPEAEVRPLTASASHPGAPTLTRAPDVTMDVNTLAMLAFNQITATEAARMGRLEVHDAAALPRWDAALRTKYRPFCADNF, from the coding sequence ATGCTGGAAATCCGGCCCGCCCGCCTGGAGGAGATGGGTGAGTTCGTGCGGACGGTCTCGACTGCCCTCGCCCTCGACCCTTCCCGGCCGATCGAAGGCCTTCTGCCCGAGTGGACGCTGTGCGCCTTCGAGGACGGCAGGCTGGCGACGACCTACGGCGCCTGGCCGCTGACCATGCGCTTCAATGGCAACGCCGTCCCCGTCGCGGGAGTGACCTGCGTCTCGACCAACCCGATCTACCGGCGCCGCGGCTACCTGCGGCGGATCATGGAGACGGACTTCGTCCGGCTGAAGGAGGCGAAGCAGCAGCCCTGGGCCCTCCTCTACGCCTCCCAGGCTGCGATCTACCAGCGCTTCGGCTACGGCATCGTCTCCACCCACTACAGCTACCGCGTAGAGCCCCGCTACCTTCAGTTCGCGACTGGCTTCGAAACCAGGGGCAGCTTCCGCGAGGTCTCGAAGGACGAGGAGTTCGGCCTTCTGGTCGACCTCTACCGGCGCTTCCGGGAAGAGCGCACCGGCTACGTGCACCGTGGCCGGGCGATGTGGGAGGCGAACGTGCTGGCGCCGCCGCCGCCGGGGCATACGCGGACCATCGTGGTCTACGAGGAAGGAGGCGAGGCGCGCGGCTATCTGGTCTACAGTAGCGGCGAAGGCCGCTACGAAGGTCCGGGGCCGGGCCAGGAGGTGAGGATCGCTGACCTGGTATGGCTGGACATTGGCTGTTATCGCGCCATCTGGCAGTACCTTTCGCGGATGGAGCTGGCGCGCGAAGTCATCTGGCCGGCCGTGCCTGCCGACGACCCGCTGCCGCACCTGCTGCTTGAGCCGCGCATGCTGCGCGCATCGTGGCGCGACGGGCTGCTCGCGCGGGTCATCGACGTGCCAGCGGCCCTGATGTCGCGCCCTTACCCCGAGAAGGCCGTCTTGCGCTTCGAAGTCGCCGATGCGATGGCGCCCTGGAACGAGGGCGTCTGGGAGATGGTCACCGGCCCGGAGGCCGAAGTGCGCCCGTTGACCGCCAGCGCCTCACACCCCGGCGCGCCGACGCTGACCAGGGCGCCGGATGTCACGATGGACGTCAACACGCTAGCGATGCTCGCGTTCAATCAGATCACGGCTACCGAGGCCGCGCGCATGGGCCGCCTTGAGGTCCACGACGCAGCGGCGCTGCCGCGCTGGGACGCCGCCCTGCGCACGAAGTACCGGCCCTTCTGCGCCGATAACTTCTAG
- a CDS encoding septum formation initiator family protein, translated as MATLDRLAPPVAALPREGTWTPRRAIATAVTTAVAIALLQVFQSGTFANTGATIQQLEAARTDARARVHDLEAEIAALASLDRTERAARERLGMVRATNITYIEVGVPAPAGPLLPRPVTDATRPTEDNRAWWEKILQALPLR; from the coding sequence ATGGCGACGCTCGACCGCCTCGCTCCACCCGTTGCTGCCCTTCCCCGCGAAGGGACCTGGACGCCCCGTCGCGCTATAGCCACCGCGGTCACCACCGCGGTGGCTATAGCGCTTCTCCAGGTCTTCCAGTCCGGGACCTTCGCCAACACCGGCGCCACCATCCAGCAGCTGGAGGCTGCGCGGACCGACGCCCGGGCTCGAGTCCACGATCTCGAGGCCGAGATCGCGGCCCTCGCCTCGCTCGACCGCACCGAGCGCGCGGCGCGCGAACGTCTGGGCATGGTGCGGGCGACCAACATCACCTACATCGAGGTCGGCGTACCGGCCCCGGCAGGGCCGCTCCTGCCGCGCCCTGTCACCGACGCCACCCGACCAACAGAGGACAACAGGGCCTGGTGGGAGAAGATCCTGCAAGCCCTGCCGCTGCGATGA
- the sodN gene encoding superoxide dismutase, Ni, which translates to MNLLSPMLRALDRLSPPERVSAHCDIPCGIYDPHAAQVAALTVLRMNQLIKALDRSNADLAAMQIARYTQTKESHAELCKKELDILWHDYFRPEHLEKYPDLHTKFWMANKLASRNKQSIDEQAANDLLNAVNEIAEIFWATKNVPTRRGPSNQTAGGEFVYPAN; encoded by the coding sequence ATGAACCTGCTCAGTCCTATGCTCCGCGCCCTCGACCGCCTCTCGCCGCCCGAGAGGGTCTCGGCCCACTGCGACATCCCCTGCGGCATCTACGACCCCCACGCCGCCCAGGTGGCCGCCCTCACGGTCCTGCGCATGAACCAGCTCATCAAGGCCCTCGACAGGTCGAACGCCGACCTGGCCGCGATGCAGATTGCGCGTTACACCCAGACCAAGGAGTCGCACGCCGAGCTCTGCAAGAAGGAACTCGACATCCTCTGGCACGACTACTTCCGGCCGGAGCACCTGGAGAAGTACCCGGACCTGCACACGAAGTTCTGGATGGCCAACAAGCTCGCCTCTCGCAACAAGCAGAGCATCGACGAGCAGGCGGCCAACGACCTCCTGAACGCCGTCAACGAGATCGCCGAGATCTTCTGGGCGACCAAGAACGTCCCCACCCGCCGCGGCCCCTCGAACCAGACCGCGGGCGGCGAGTTCGTCTACCCCGCGAACTAA
- a CDS encoding M50 family metallopeptidase: MNVILESVLPFVAILVFLVVVHELGHFVTAKLSGVKVLEFGIGYPPRLWGFKFRDTEYTINILPLGGFVRLLGEEDPSDPHSLAAQPAWKRLIVMVSGSFMNFLLAVALFTVALMIPRELPAGRAQISQVVPGSPAAEAGLKVGDIIEKIDGRDVKSTPEASYNIRLHLGERIPIQVKRTDPLTGESTTYTAWVKPRWAPPPFVYTVQPGDTVDKVASATGFDRFSVRTAAGIDFIVPAGKELVIQDAGETIRYTPREDETVDFIARTLRVSEDQVALAAGLPDQNALKPGTELKFQQGATGIRIGPQYPFTETRSEDPLSALRLGVRQTFDSLKLARNEVIAWIKGASTPAVSGPIGIAQTTGEVVEQAGWKSLVDFAALLSVNLAILNILPLPMLDGGRMAFVLIEVMRRGRRIAPAKEALIHLVGFAAMLILVVVLSYFDIARIVRGDSIFR; the protein is encoded by the coding sequence ATGAACGTCATCCTCGAAAGCGTCCTGCCCTTCGTCGCCATCCTGGTCTTCCTCGTCGTCGTGCACGAGCTGGGGCACTTCGTTACGGCGAAGCTTTCAGGCGTGAAGGTGCTCGAGTTCGGCATCGGTTACCCTCCGCGCCTCTGGGGCTTCAAGTTCCGCGACACGGAGTACACCATCAACATCCTCCCCCTGGGCGGCTTCGTCCGCCTCCTCGGCGAAGAGGACCCGAGCGACCCGCACAGCCTGGCCGCCCAACCCGCCTGGAAGCGGCTTATCGTGATGGTCTCCGGTTCCTTCATGAACTTCCTCCTCGCCGTGGCCCTCTTCACCGTCGCGTTGATGATCCCGCGTGAATTGCCGGCCGGGCGGGCGCAGATCTCGCAGGTCGTGCCCGGCTCGCCCGCGGCCGAGGCCGGCCTCAAGGTCGGAGACATAATCGAGAAGATCGATGGCCGGGACGTGAAGAGCACGCCCGAGGCCAGCTACAACATTCGTCTCCACCTGGGCGAGCGCATCCCGATACAGGTCAAGCGCACGGACCCCCTGACCGGTGAAAGCACCACTTACACGGCCTGGGTCAAGCCGCGCTGGGCGCCGCCGCCCTTCGTCTACACCGTCCAGCCCGGCGACACCGTAGACAAGGTCGCCTCGGCGACCGGCTTCGACCGCTTCTCCGTGCGCACGGCCGCCGGCATTGACTTCATCGTGCCAGCTGGCAAGGAGCTGGTGATCCAGGACGCAGGTGAGACCATCCGCTACACGCCCCGGGAGGACGAGACCGTCGACTTCATAGCGCGCACCCTGCGCGTGAGCGAGGACCAGGTGGCGCTTGCCGCCGGCCTGCCTGACCAGAACGCCCTCAAGCCCGGTACCGAGCTGAAGTTCCAGCAGGGCGCCACCGGCATCCGCATTGGCCCCCAGTACCCGTTTACGGAGACGCGGTCAGAGGACCCGCTCTCCGCGCTGCGCCTCGGGGTCCGCCAGACGTTCGACTCCCTGAAGCTGGCGCGCAACGAGGTCATCGCCTGGATCAAAGGCGCCTCGACTCCGGCAGTGTCCGGCCCCATAGGGATTGCCCAGACCACCGGGGAGGTGGTGGAACAGGCCGGCTGGAAGAGCCTCGTGGACTTCGCCGCCCTGCTCAGCGTGAACCTGGCCATCCTCAACATCCTGCCCCTTCCCATGCTCGATGGCGGGCGCATGGCCTTCGTGCTCATCGAGGTCATGCGCCGTGGCCGGCGCATCGCGCCCGCGAAGGAAGCGCTCATCCACCTCGTCGGCTTCGCCGCGATGTTGATCCTGGTCGTCGTGCTCAGCTACTTTGACATCGCGAGGATCGTCCGCGGAGACAGCATCTTCAGGTAG
- the ispG gene encoding flavodoxin-dependent (E)-4-hydroxy-3-methylbut-2-enyl-diphosphate synthase: protein MIPAPRRKSKKIYVGDVAVGGDAPIVVQSMCSTDTADVASTVRQIHELAELGCEIVRVAVPDKEAAEALPEIVRQTPVPLIADIHFDYRWALAAIRAGFHGLRLNPGNIRDPEKVRMVVKEAKERGIPIRIGVNAGSLPPIRALADGEMPPTIVERMVEAALWEIKILEEMDYDNIKISMKAFDVPTMVEAYRTLAPMIPYPLHLGVTEAGTPRAGSVRSAIGIGILLSEGIGDTIRVSLAADPKEEIPVCWDILNSLNLRRHGPTLVACPTCGRIEIELIPLAHKVEEHFVKLGKPITVAVMGCVVNGPGEAKMADIGIAGGKGRGVIFRKGQVIRTVDEPDFLTALIEEGNRVIAEMEGQEVAPYAGDDALIPITAL from the coding sequence ATGATTCCCGCGCCGCGCCGCAAGTCGAAGAAGATTTACGTCGGTGATGTCGCCGTCGGCGGCGACGCCCCGATCGTCGTGCAGTCGATGTGCAGCACCGACACCGCCGACGTCGCGAGCACCGTCCGCCAGATCCACGAGCTCGCCGAGTTGGGCTGCGAGATCGTCCGCGTCGCCGTCCCCGACAAGGAGGCGGCCGAGGCGCTTCCTGAAATCGTGCGCCAGACCCCGGTGCCCCTCATCGCCGACATCCATTTCGATTACCGCTGGGCTCTCGCCGCGATCCGCGCCGGCTTCCACGGCCTGCGCCTGAACCCCGGCAACATCCGCGACCCCGAGAAGGTGCGCATGGTGGTCAAAGAGGCGAAGGAGCGCGGCATCCCGATCCGTATCGGCGTCAACGCCGGCAGCCTGCCGCCAATCCGCGCCCTGGCAGACGGCGAGATGCCGCCGACCATCGTCGAACGCATGGTCGAGGCCGCCCTCTGGGAGATCAAGATCCTCGAGGAGATGGACTACGACAACATCAAGATCAGCATGAAGGCCTTCGACGTGCCCACGATGGTCGAGGCCTACCGCACGCTGGCGCCCATGATCCCTTATCCGCTGCACCTCGGCGTGACGGAAGCGGGGACGCCCCGCGCCGGCTCGGTGCGCAGCGCCATCGGTATCGGCATCCTCCTCTCGGAAGGCATCGGCGACACGATCCGCGTGTCGCTCGCGGCCGACCCGAAAGAGGAGATCCCCGTATGCTGGGACATCCTCAACAGCCTCAACCTGCGCCGTCATGGACCCACGCTGGTCGCCTGCCCGACCTGCGGCCGCATCGAGATCGAGCTGATACCGCTCGCCCACAAGGTCGAAGAGCACTTCGTGAAGCTGGGCAAGCCGATTACCGTCGCCGTTATGGGCTGCGTCGTGAACGGCCCCGGCGAGGCGAAGATGGCGGACATCGGCATCGCCGGCGGCAAGGGCCGCGGCGTCATCTTCCGCAAGGGCCAGGTCATCCGCACCGTGGACGAGCCTGACTTCCTGACCGCCCTCATCGAGGAGGGCAACCGCGTGATCGCCGAAATGGAGGGCCAGGAAGTCGCGCCTTACGCCGGCGACGACGCCCTCATCCCGATCACGGCGCTCTAG
- the rsmH gene encoding 16S rRNA (cytosine(1402)-N(4))-methyltransferase RsmH: MATEEAVAHEPVMLREVLAGLNVVPGGRYVDCTVDGGGHAEAILFASAPGGSVLGIDADADALDRARRRLSHFGSSVALVHANFRDVDTVCRERSFVPVNGILFDLGLSSIQLASASRGFSFMREGPLDMRFSPDQETTASYWVNEASEAELSDLIWRFGEEKESRRIARAIVQRRPLQTTTDLAKAVEQAVGRRPGSQTHPATRTFQALRIAVNQELATLSDALPRALGLLGFGSRLVVISYHSLEDRIVKQFIARESRDCICPPRQPVCTCGHKATLRPVTRGAVTPSPEEVARNPRARSAKLRVAERLPAAA; this comes from the coding sequence ATGGCTACCGAAGAAGCCGTCGCCCATGAGCCCGTCATGCTGCGCGAGGTCCTCGCCGGCCTCAACGTCGTGCCCGGCGGCCGCTACGTGGACTGCACCGTGGACGGCGGCGGCCACGCCGAAGCGATCCTTTTCGCCTCGGCTCCCGGCGGCTCCGTCCTGGGCATCGACGCCGACGCCGACGCTCTTGACCGCGCGCGGCGCCGGCTATCGCACTTCGGGTCGTCCGTAGCGCTGGTGCACGCCAACTTCCGCGATGTCGACACTGTCTGCCGCGAACGCAGCTTCGTGCCTGTGAACGGCATCCTTTTCGACCTTGGGCTCTCTTCCATCCAACTCGCGAGCGCCTCCAGGGGGTTCAGCTTCATGCGCGAAGGGCCCCTGGACATGCGCTTCTCGCCGGACCAGGAGACTACCGCTTCCTACTGGGTGAACGAGGCGTCAGAAGCCGAACTGTCAGACTTGATCTGGCGTTTCGGCGAGGAGAAGGAGAGCCGGCGTATCGCCCGAGCCATCGTCCAGCGTCGTCCCTTGCAGACGACAACCGATCTAGCCAAAGCCGTCGAGCAGGCCGTGGGCCGGAGGCCTGGAAGTCAAACCCACCCCGCCACCAGGACTTTCCAGGCCCTCCGCATCGCCGTCAACCAGGAGCTAGCCACCCTGAGCGACGCGTTGCCTCGGGCCCTCGGCCTGCTCGGCTTTGGATCCCGGCTTGTGGTCATCAGTTACCACTCGCTTGAGGACCGCATCGTCAAGCAGTTCATTGCGCGCGAGTCACGGGACTGCATTTGCCCGCCCCGGCAGCCGGTCTGCACCTGCGGCCACAAGGCGACTTTGCGGCCCGTGACCAGGGGCGCGGTCACTCCCTCCCCGGAGGAAGTGGCCCGCAACCCGCGCGCCCGTAGCGCGAAGCTCCGGGTCGCGGAGCGGCTGCCGGCGGCCGCCTGA
- the lepB gene encoding signal peptidase I produces the protein MKRLVPALAALLGLGAIGAIALLLSTRRMVVEGRSMEPEFQPGDRVLVNKLAYLRSAPARGDVVVVQRAGDASPHLKRIAFVPGDEVEAGSGRRRLGPGEYWLLGDNPAESTDSRQLGPARREEIAGKVLFKY, from the coding sequence ATGAAGCGCCTCGTCCCCGCACTGGCAGCCCTGCTCGGGCTCGGCGCCATCGGCGCCATCGCGCTACTGCTGTCTACCCGGCGAATGGTCGTCGAAGGACGCAGCATGGAGCCGGAGTTCCAGCCTGGCGACCGCGTGCTCGTGAACAAGCTCGCCTACCTGCGCTCTGCGCCGGCGCGCGGCGACGTCGTCGTCGTGCAACGGGCCGGCGACGCCAGCCCGCACCTGAAACGCATCGCCTTCGTGCCCGGCGATGAGGTCGAGGCCGGAAGCGGCCGACGCCGGCTCGGCCCCGGCGAGTACTGGCTCCTCGGCGACAACCCCGCCGAGAGCACCGACAGCCGTCAACTGGGCCCGGCGCGCAGGGAGGAGATCGCCGGCAAGGTGCTCTTCAAGTACTGA